From one Notolabrus celidotus isolate fNotCel1 chromosome 2, fNotCel1.pri, whole genome shotgun sequence genomic stretch:
- the march2 gene encoding E3 ubiquitin-protein ligase MARCHF2 isoform X1, protein MTTGGCCHLPGSLCDCASSTGLWKSVEETGGEGCQALYVTQVTAIDGQLLSSVLKPVCSQTDGPICRICHEGGNSETLLSPCDCTGTLGTVHKSCLERWLSSSNTSYCELCHTEFSIERRPRPLTEVTKWLRDPGPRNEKSTLFCDMVCFLFITPLAAISGWLCLRGAQDHLQLGSWLQAVGLIALTIALFTIYVLWTLVSFRYHCQLYSEWRRTNQKVRLLIPEAKESNSSQHSLLSTKLMKKSANESIV, encoded by the exons ATGACAACAGGGGGCTGTTGCCATCTGCCCGGCTCTCTATGTGACTGTGCGAGCAGCACCGGCCTGTGGAAGAGCGTGGAGGAGACGGGCGGGGAAGGGTGCCAGGCGCTCTACGTCACCCAGGTCACAGCCATAGATGGACAGTTGCTCTCGTCTGTGCTCAAACCTGTGTGCTCACAAAC tGATGGCCCCATCTGTCGTATTTGCCATGAAGGAGGCAACAGTGAGACTCTTCTGTCTCCTTGCGACTGCACGGGAACACTGGGCACGGTGCACAAGAGCTGCTTGGAGAGGTGGCTGTCGTCTTCCAACACCAGCTACTGTGAGCTCTGCCACACAGAGTTCAGCATTGAGCGCCGTCCAAGGCCCCTCACAGAGGTAACAAAG TGGCTGCGGGACCCGGGACCTCGCAATGAGAAGAGTACACTTTTTTGTGACATGGTGTGCTTCCTGTTCATCACACCCCTTGCAGCTATTTCAGGCTGGCTCTGCCTGAGGGGGGCTCAGGACCATCTCCAGCTGGGGAGCTGGCTGCAGGCTGTTGGCCTCATAGCCCTCACCATAGCCCTCTTCACCATCTATGTCCTTTGGACCCTG GTATCCTTCCGCTACCACTGTCAGCTGTACTCGGAGTGGAGAAGAACAAATCAGAAAGTACGTCTGCTCATTCCTGAAGCCAAGGAGTCTAACTCTTCCCAGCATTCCTTGCTCTCTACAAAGCTGATGAAGAAGTCTGCCAATGAGAGTATAGTATGA
- the march2 gene encoding E3 ubiquitin-protein ligase MARCHF2 isoform X2 yields the protein MTTGGCCHLPGSLCDCASSTGLWKSVEETGGEGCQALYVTQVTAIDGQLLSSVLKPVCSQTDGPICRICHEGGNSETLLSPCDCTGTLGTVHKSCLERWLSSSNTSYCELCHTEFSIERRPRPLTEWLRDPGPRNEKSTLFCDMVCFLFITPLAAISGWLCLRGAQDHLQLGSWLQAVGLIALTIALFTIYVLWTLVSFRYHCQLYSEWRRTNQKVRLLIPEAKESNSSQHSLLSTKLMKKSANESIV from the exons ATGACAACAGGGGGCTGTTGCCATCTGCCCGGCTCTCTATGTGACTGTGCGAGCAGCACCGGCCTGTGGAAGAGCGTGGAGGAGACGGGCGGGGAAGGGTGCCAGGCGCTCTACGTCACCCAGGTCACAGCCATAGATGGACAGTTGCTCTCGTCTGTGCTCAAACCTGTGTGCTCACAAAC tGATGGCCCCATCTGTCGTATTTGCCATGAAGGAGGCAACAGTGAGACTCTTCTGTCTCCTTGCGACTGCACGGGAACACTGGGCACGGTGCACAAGAGCTGCTTGGAGAGGTGGCTGTCGTCTTCCAACACCAGCTACTGTGAGCTCTGCCACACAGAGTTCAGCATTGAGCGCCGTCCAAGGCCCCTCACAGAG TGGCTGCGGGACCCGGGACCTCGCAATGAGAAGAGTACACTTTTTTGTGACATGGTGTGCTTCCTGTTCATCACACCCCTTGCAGCTATTTCAGGCTGGCTCTGCCTGAGGGGGGCTCAGGACCATCTCCAGCTGGGGAGCTGGCTGCAGGCTGTTGGCCTCATAGCCCTCACCATAGCCCTCTTCACCATCTATGTCCTTTGGACCCTG GTATCCTTCCGCTACCACTGTCAGCTGTACTCGGAGTGGAGAAGAACAAATCAGAAAGTACGTCTGCTCATTCCTGAAGCCAAGGAGTCTAACTCTTCCCAGCATTCCTTGCTCTCTACAAAGCTGATGAAGAAGTCTGCCAATGAGAGTATAGTATGA
- the LOC117807773 gene encoding ras-related protein Rab-11B-like, producing the protein MGTRDDEYDYLFKVVLIGDSGVGKSNLLSRFTRNEFNLESKSTIGVEFATRSIQVDGKTIKAQIWDTAGQERYRAITSAYYRGAVGALLVYDIAKHLTYENVERWLKELRDHADNNIVIMLVGNKSDLRHLRAVPTDEARAFSEKNTLSFIETSALDSTNVEEAFKNILTEIYRIVSQKQISDRSAHDESPGNNVVDISLPPTTDGQKGKLPCCQSL; encoded by the exons ATGGGAACCCGAGATGACGAGTATGACTACTTATTCAAAG TTGTGCTTATTGGAGACTCTGGAGTGGGGAAGAGTAACCTGCTGTCCCGTTTCACGAGAAATGAGTTCAACCTGGAGAGCAAGAGTACCATTGGGGTGGAGTTTGCCACCCGCAGCATCCAGGTGGACGGCAAGACGATAAAGGCACAGATCTGGGACACAGCTGGACAAGAACGCTACAGAGCCATCACCTCAGc ATACTACCGAGGTGCAGTCGGGGCGCTCCTAGTTTACGACATCGCCAAACACTTGACGTATGAGAACGTTGAACGCTGGCTAAAAGAACTCAGGGACCATGCTGACAACAACATAGTCATCATGCTGGTTGGAAACAAGAGCGACCTCCGTCACCTCAGGGCAGTGCCCACTGATGAGGCTCGAGCTTTCTCAG AAAAGAACACTCTCTCATTTATTGAAACCTCTGCCTTGGACTCCACTAATGTAGAAGAAGCctttaaaaacatcctcacAG AAATCTACCGTATTGTATCTCAGAAGCAAATATCGGACAGATCTGCACACGATGAGTCTCCAGGAAACAATGTAGTGGACATAAGCCTCCCTCCAACCACAGATGGGCAGAAGGGCAAACTCCCCTGCTGCCAGAGCCTGTGA